In Truepera sp., the sequence CGCCCGGCAGCATGCGCAGCCGCATCGACCTGCGTTTCGGCGACGGCAACGTCCCCGCCTGCCTGGCGGAGACGATGATCCTCACCGCCACCGGGGAGTACTCCCGCCGCAGCCTGGGGAACGGCACGCGCTCAGCCGACATCGAGTTCTACCTCCTCGAGGGCGAGCGCCTCGGCTTCGAGATCGTCACGCGCGACGCGCGCTTGGCGCCCGCCAAGGTGCCCGCTTGAACGTCTACAGGATCGAGGGCCTGACGGGCGAGGCGGTGGAACTGGCGGCGCTGTGGGACCTGGGGTGCCTCGGCGTTCAGGAGGAGGAGGGCCCGGGTGGCCTCGCCTTACTGGCTTACTTCGAGGAGAAGCGAGCCCTGCCCGTACCCGGAGAGTGGTTGGAGCTGCCGGACGTGGATTACGTCGCTAGGTACCAGGCGGGCCTCGGGCCGGTGCGCTTCGGGCGGCTGGTGGTGGCGCCGAGCCATAGCCGGGTAGAGCTGGTGGCGGGCGAGCTGGCCTTGTGGCTCGATCCCGGCTCCGCCTTCGGCACCGGGCACCACGAGACCACGGCCATGGCCCTGACGGCCCTCACGCGCCTGGACCTCGCGGGGAAGAGCGTGCTCGACGTCGGTGCGGGCAGCGGCCTGCTGGCGATAGCCGCAGATCGGCTGGGGGCGGAGCACGCCTACGGGGTCGACAACGACGTGGCCACGATCGGCGTGGCGAGGGAGAACGCGGCGCGCAACTCCTCACGGGCCCGGTTCGCGCCTGGCACGCTGGACACGCCCGGCTTGCCCGGGCACTTCGACGTGGTCGTGGCCAACCTCTACGCCGAGCTTCACCGGAGCCTGTTCCCCACCTACGTGAGCAGGGTCGTGGCAGGCGGCCGTCTGATCCTCAGCGGCATCTTGGCCCAGCGCAGGCAGCTGGTGGAAGAGGCCGCGCCGCCGTCCGCCGAACTGGTGGGGGAGGACCGGGCGGGCGACTGGTTGCTGCTCGAGTACGAGGTTGAGGGGCCGCGGTGAGGCTCACCCGGGTGCTCGTGACTGAGTTGCGCACCGGCGAGGTGGTGCTGAGGGGGTCCGAGGCGCATCACTTGAGAGACGTGCTCAGGCTGGTTCCGGGGGCGCCCGTGGAGGCGTTCGACGGGCGCGGGAGCGTGGCCGAGGGCCGCGTCACGGCCGCCGACAAGGGCGGCGTCGTGCTCGAACTGGGTGAACCCCGCCATAGCCGTGCCGAACCGGGCTTGACGGTGACGGTGGCCGTCGCGCTGCTCAAGGGCGACAAGCTGGCCGGCGTGGTGAGGCAGTGCACCGAGCTGGGCGCGGACCGCTTCGTGCTGCTCCAGACCCGCCACGCCGACGTGACTTCGCTGTCGGTGGCGAAGCGTCAGCGGCTTCAGCACGTGGCGGCGGAGGCCGCCAGGCAGAGCGAGCGGGCGCGCGTGCCGAGCATCGAGGGACCCGTGCAGTTGGGTCGCCTCGAGTGGGAGGGGGTCGCCATCGTGGCCGACCCCCGCGCGCCGCTGGCGTTGAGCGCCGCGCTGGGGACGCCTGGGGCCCGCGAACGCTTGACGCTCGTCACGGGCCCGGAGGGCGGCCTGGCCGCCAGCGAGGTCATGGAGTTGGTCGACCGGGGAGCCGTTGCCGCGAGCCTCGGTCCGCGCATCCTGCGCGCCGAGACGGCACCGGTTGCTCTGGCGGCGGTTGCGCTGTTGCGCGAGGCCGGTGAGTCGGCTCGCGAGGTGGAGGCCCCGGAGCCTGGCCGGGAGGACAACGCCCGTGAGCCGGTTCGGGAGGGCGAGGCCCTTGAATCCTCGCGCTAGGGCTCACCCCGCGAGGACGCTGGCTCTCGCCATCGGCACCCTCGTCGTGGTGGTCGCCTGCAGCCCCCTCTACATCCCGTTGGTGCCGGACGATGGGCTGCCCGCACCGCACCCCACGCGGCTGAGCGGCGACAGCTCCCTGGCCCTGAACGACGATGGTCGGCCACGCCTCGAGTTGGAGGTGCTCGACGTGCCTGCCGCCGGCTGGTTGGCGGTGCAGTGGCTGGGGCCCGACGGGCGCGAGGCCGCCTCGGAAAGCGTTCGCGTGGAACCGGGCGCCGCCAAGGCGGTGTTCGAGCTGCCCGCCGACGTGCCCCTGCGGCCCGGCGAGTGGCGAGCGGTGGTGTCTTACGGCGACGCCCTCCTGCGACAGTTCCTCCTCACGGTTCCCTGAGCCCCGCAAGACAGGATCCGAGCGAGGCGGGCGCGGTCCTCGGGGCCGCGCCCGCTGTGATCGTGCCCGCTTGAATGCGCCCGGCCTGACCGCATTCGCTTGATCGCGCCCGGCCTCAACTGACTGGGTAGATGGGCGGGCGCCAGTCGTCAGGCCTTGGCGAACTTCTTGTGCCGCGTCTGATCGTGGCGGTGCTGCTGCCACTCGCGCACCCACACGATGACGGGCGATACCAGGAAGATGCTGGAGAAGGTGCCGACCCCGATGCCCACCAGGAGAGTGATGCTGAAGCCGCGGAGGACGCTGCCCCCGAAGAACAGCAGCGCCAGGACCGGCAGCAGCGTGGTGGCCGAGGTGGCCACCGTGCGCGTGAGGGTCTGGTTCACCGCGAGGTTGACGAGCTCCCGGTACGACTTGTTGCGGATGACGCGCACGTTCTCCCGGATGCGGTCCGAGATGATGATCGAGTCGTTGAGGGAGTAGCCGACCACGAACAGCAGGGCCGCGAGCACCGGGATGGAGAACTCGATGCCGAACAGCGCCTGCACCCCCATGGTGATGGCCACGTCGTGCGCGCTTGCGAGCACGACCGCCAGGGCCACGACCCAGTTTGGCCAGAAGCGCCAGGCGAGGTACGCCAGCACGAGCAGCAGGGCGACGACGACGGCCATGATGGCGCCGCGCCTCAAGTCGGCGCCGACGGACGGCCCCACGAAGTCGGACGATAGCTTGGTGCTGCCCGTCGCGGCGGCGAGCTTCATGGCGAAGTCGTCGCTGGACGACTGAGACTCGTTACCGAGCCCCACGCGCACCGACACCTGGCGCGAGCCGTCGGCGGCCTTCTCGCTCGACTCGACGATGGTGGCGCCCTCGCCGGTCACGCCGGGGAAGCCGAGCTCGTCGATGGTGCGCCGGATGTCCGTGATCGTGGTGCTCGCCGGCACCTCCAGGAGCGTGCTGGAGCCGCCCGTGAAGTCGGTCGAGAGGTTGAGGCCCGCCACGCTCGTGTAGACGATGGCCGCCACCGCCAGCAGACCGGTCGAGATGACCAGCGGCCTGGCGCGCTCCACCGGACGCAGGCCGCGCACCTCCCAACCCTTGGACATGTAGGTGCGGTCGCTCTTCAGCGCGAACAGCCCGAGCACGTACGGCACGACGACCGTGTTGACGAACACGGAGGCCACGATGCCGACGGCCAGCGTGATGGCGAAGCCGCGCACCGGGCCCGTCGTGTACTGGTAGAGGGCGAGCGCGGCGAGCAGCGTGGTGATGTTGGCGTCGATGATGGCGGAAAGCGAGTTGCCGAAGCCGCGCTTCATCGAGACGCGTAGGCCGCGCCCCTCGCGTAACTCCTCGCGGATGCGCTCGAACGAGATGACGTTGCCGTCCACGGCGGCCCCGATGGTCAGCACGAGGCCGGCGAGGCCGGGGAGGGTGAGCGCGGCGCCGAGGCCGGCCAACACGGCGAAGATGAACAGCATCGCCAGCAGCACGCCGAACGACAGCACGCCACCGAAGAGCGGGCCGTAGTAGAGGAGGACGGCGAGGATGACGAGGGCGCCGCCGACGATCGCGGCCGTGGTCCCCTTGTTGATCGAGTCCTGGCCGAGCGTCGGGCCGATCGAACGCACCTCGTCGACCTTGAGGCTGATCGGCAGGCTCCCGGAGCGCAGCACGACGGCGATGTCGGTTGCCTCATCCAAGGAGTCGATACCCGTGATCTGGCCGGAGTCGGAGATGCGCGACTGCAGCGTGGGGGCGGTGACGATGCGGCCGTCGAGGACGATGGCCATCCGGCGGCCTACGTTGCTCCCGGTGAAGTTCCCGAACGCCTGCACGTCCGCGGGCCTGATGCCGAAGACGACCACGGGGCCGGACGGCGCCCCCGGCACCTGCTGGAACTGGGCGCTGGCGGTCTGTACGATCTCGCCCGTGAAGGCCGCCGGCTCGAGGTCGTCCAGCGTGAGGGCGCTGGTGGGAAGGGAGTTCGCTTCGGCCTTCACGATGCGGAACTCGAGCACCGCCTGCTGGCCGATCAGGTCGAGGGCCCGCTGCTGGTCCTCGGAGGTGAGGCCGGGCAGCTCGACGCCGATCTTGTGGTTCCCGATCGTGGTCACGAGCGCCTCGGCGACGCCGAACTGGTTGACGCGGTTCTCGACGATGTTGCGGGCGGTGGCGAGGTCCTCCGGGTCGGGGTTGGGGACGTCGGCCACCAGCGTCACGCGCAGGCCGCCCTGCAGGTCGAGGCCGAGCTTGAGGGCGGGCCCCGGGCTCCAGGGCTGCCATAGGAACAGGACTGACAGGACGACGAGCGCCAACAGCGCTGCGCCGGTGAATACGCGGTTGTTCATCAGGCTCCAAACGGTACTAGTCGATCAGGAAGGGTGGTTGAGTGGCGTGAGGGCAGCGGCCGCCGGGTCAACCGCCCTCCAACTCGAGCCGCCCCAGTGCCACGAGCCTGGCGCGCCTGGGTAGCGTCGACGCGGGCCGCTCGCGGGTGCGCAGTGGTCGCAGTTGGACGCGGCGCGCGGCCACGAGCGCGTTGGGAAGAACCAACAGCACCCCGGTAGCTGGGGCCGGCAGCCGCGCGCCGCCCTCCACCATGATCAGGACGGGCGCGCTCATGCCGCCTTCTGGCCCGCCTGCCGGTGCGGAGGCCCGGGCCAGCGAGTGGCTGAGGGGCAAGGGCAGG encodes:
- a CDS encoding RsmE family RNA methyltransferase translates to MRLTRVLVTELRTGEVVLRGSEAHHLRDVLRLVPGAPVEAFDGRGSVAEGRVTAADKGGVVLELGEPRHSRAEPGLTVTVAVALLKGDKLAGVVRQCTELGADRFVLLQTRHADVTSLSVAKRQRLQHVAAEAARQSERARVPSIEGPVQLGRLEWEGVAIVADPRAPLALSAALGTPGARERLTLVTGPEGGLAASEVMELVDRGAVAASLGPRILRAETAPVALAAVALLREAGESAREVEAPEPGREDNAREPVREGEALESSR
- the secD gene encoding protein translocase subunit SecD, whose translation is MNNRVFTGAALLALVVLSVLFLWQPWSPGPALKLGLDLQGGLRVTLVADVPNPDPEDLATARNIVENRVNQFGVAEALVTTIGNHKIGVELPGLTSEDQQRALDLIGQQAVLEFRIVKAEANSLPTSALTLDDLEPAAFTGEIVQTASAQFQQVPGAPSGPVVVFGIRPADVQAFGNFTGSNVGRRMAIVLDGRIVTAPTLQSRISDSGQITGIDSLDEATDIAVVLRSGSLPISLKVDEVRSIGPTLGQDSINKGTTAAIVGGALVILAVLLYYGPLFGGVLSFGVLLAMLFIFAVLAGLGAALTLPGLAGLVLTIGAAVDGNVISFERIREELREGRGLRVSMKRGFGNSLSAIIDANITTLLAALALYQYTTGPVRGFAITLAVGIVASVFVNTVVVPYVLGLFALKSDRTYMSKGWEVRGLRPVERARPLVISTGLLAVAAIVYTSVAGLNLSTDFTGGSSTLLEVPASTTITDIRRTIDELGFPGVTGEGATIVESSEKAADGSRQVSVRVGLGNESQSSSDDFAMKLAAATGSTKLSSDFVGPSVGADLRRGAIMAVVVALLLVLAYLAWRFWPNWVVALAVVLASAHDVAITMGVQALFGIEFSIPVLAALLFVVGYSLNDSIIISDRIRENVRVIRNKSYRELVNLAVNQTLTRTVATSATTLLPVLALLFFGGSVLRGFSITLLVGIGVGTFSSIFLVSPVIVWVREWQQHRHDQTRHKKFAKA
- a CDS encoding 50S ribosomal protein L11 methyltransferase yields the protein MNVYRIEGLTGEAVELAALWDLGCLGVQEEEGPGGLALLAYFEEKRALPVPGEWLELPDVDYVARYQAGLGPVRFGRLVVAPSHSRVELVAGELALWLDPGSAFGTGHHETTAMALTALTRLDLAGKSVLDVGAGSGLLAIAADRLGAEHAYGVDNDVATIGVARENAARNSSRARFAPGTLDTPGLPGHFDVVVANLYAELHRSLFPTYVSRVVAGGRLILSGILAQRRQLVEEAAPPSAELVGEDRAGDWLLLEYEVEGPR